The Caulifigura coniformis genome includes a region encoding these proteins:
- a CDS encoding SHD1 domain-containing protein, translating to MGHTILNRAGLLSLAVGCLLIGESLFAQSVGPRKWKDLTGKFEIEATYVSFEGGKVTLKQTDGEVVEIPISQLSPADVQYVLKEKSGVSLSIPGVSPDEEAKSATGPTAAAIRWAGVPELSLPAKNNWGAIRIEPPVVKKAKSSRLPNTRDFVFEKFTNFVAGRGFAIAGYNFPEPHSFGKKGTTRLVRVNLESGKVEGTIITDGIFSLMDVSPSGEELVMRVESPNAGKSTDLEIWRPAGKTVERKKAFAPFVDGDQFFQQVEMALLGVNGRLVVTSYGERAGIIDVETGNPIATTPKAHGACLSPDRKYAAILGDSLFIVDLASGETLASLPVNLSSGGVVAFSPDGKRLAAQSGLSLTVWDLSTGETYREEVLPGGATASNERFAWTSPNHILVGETLFDLENHLPLWRYSGVDNSLSYGASTLVLTHFGQQTPVLTAVTLPHPAAVAMARQALASGNLFAVRPGTSVSVDVSAIPDAGEQARAKSGLESRLIAAGLKPVTGGPIVLKASVETSSSQRVFRRLGTLDAPESVTVTEYIAKVEMLVDGKSAWQNASRTGGALSLMTTGNESLQDAASKSSRPNYGFFSEVKLPQYVLRPGGAGHLGADSVAP from the coding sequence ATGGGTCACACGATTCTGAATCGGGCAGGGCTTTTGTCCCTGGCCGTGGGTTGTCTGTTGATCGGAGAGTCGCTGTTCGCTCAGTCAGTCGGGCCGCGCAAGTGGAAGGACCTGACCGGCAAGTTCGAGATCGAGGCGACGTATGTCAGCTTCGAGGGAGGCAAGGTCACGCTGAAGCAGACCGACGGTGAGGTTGTCGAGATCCCGATCAGTCAGCTCTCACCCGCCGACGTGCAGTATGTGCTCAAAGAGAAGTCGGGTGTGTCGCTCTCGATTCCCGGCGTATCGCCGGACGAAGAAGCGAAATCCGCGACCGGGCCGACTGCCGCCGCGATCCGCTGGGCGGGTGTGCCCGAGCTTTCACTGCCTGCAAAGAACAACTGGGGCGCTATCAGGATTGAGCCCCCCGTGGTCAAGAAGGCGAAATCCTCGCGACTGCCGAACACGCGGGATTTCGTGTTCGAGAAGTTCACGAACTTTGTCGCTGGTCGGGGATTTGCGATTGCGGGCTACAACTTTCCAGAGCCGCATTCGTTCGGGAAAAAAGGGACGACGCGCCTGGTGCGCGTGAATCTCGAATCGGGCAAGGTCGAAGGAACGATCATCACGGACGGCATCTTTTCGCTGATGGATGTTTCTCCCAGCGGTGAAGAACTGGTGATGCGGGTGGAATCTCCGAATGCGGGGAAATCGACGGATCTCGAGATCTGGCGGCCCGCCGGCAAAACAGTCGAACGGAAGAAGGCCTTCGCGCCGTTTGTCGACGGAGATCAGTTCTTCCAGCAGGTCGAAATGGCGCTGCTGGGAGTGAACGGACGACTGGTCGTCACCAGCTACGGAGAGCGGGCCGGAATCATCGATGTCGAGACCGGCAATCCGATCGCGACAACGCCCAAGGCTCATGGGGCGTGCCTGTCGCCCGATCGCAAATACGCGGCCATCCTGGGCGACTCGCTGTTCATCGTGGACCTCGCCAGCGGAGAGACGCTCGCGAGCCTTCCGGTGAATCTGAGTTCCGGCGGGGTCGTTGCGTTCAGTCCGGATGGCAAACGGCTTGCGGCTCAGAGCGGCCTGTCGCTCACCGTCTGGGATCTCAGCACCGGCGAAACCTACAGGGAAGAAGTTCTGCCGGGTGGCGCGACCGCCAGCAATGAACGCTTTGCCTGGACGTCACCCAACCACATTCTGGTCGGCGAAACCCTGTTCGACCTCGAGAACCATCTGCCGCTGTGGCGATACAGCGGCGTCGACAACTCCCTGTCGTACGGAGCGTCGACTCTCGTCCTCACCCACTTTGGTCAGCAGACTCCGGTGCTGACCGCGGTAACACTCCCGCACCCGGCTGCGGTCGCCATGGCCAGGCAGGCTCTGGCGTCGGGCAACCTGTTCGCTGTGAGGCCCGGGACGTCGGTCAGCGTGGACGTCAGTGCGATTCCAGACGCCGGCGAGCAGGCCAGGGCGAAATCAGGACTCGAATCACGGCTGATCGCAGCGGGTCTCAAACCCGTGACAGGAGGCCCGATCGTTTTGAAGGCCTCGGTCGAAACGTCGAGCAGCCAGCGGGTGTTTCGGAGACTGGGAACTCTGGATGCTCCAGAGAGCGTGACGGTGACCGAGTACATTGCGAAGGTCGAGATGCTGGTCGACGGCAAGAGTGCCTGGCAGAACGCATCCCGAACGGGTGGGGCGCTGTCGCTGATGACAACCGGGAACGAGTCGCTCCAGGACGCCGCTTCGAAATCGAGCCGGCCCAACTATGGCTTCTTCTCCGAGGTCAAGCTGCCGCAGTATGTGCTCCGGCCGGGAGGCGCGGGACATCTGGGAGCGGACTCGGTGGCCCCGTAG
- a CDS encoding PepSY-associated TM helix domain-containing protein produces the protein MSETTATTASGPRLYPVVWRWHFYGGLFTAPIVWILAITGALYAFRTELTAWRDHDLRIVTPSGERLPYDQLIEMAREQSGAHEIEALAAYPEPDRSIKFVGHVDSAGPAAGHERHLLIYIDPYTGKMLGSRFEDEDFFEIVLDLHRTLLMGSTGRILAELATSWGVVLIATGVFLWWPRGKRNVGVWMPRVRGKLYAVLRDWHAVTGAYLAPLILLVAGTGLFFTLVWGTSWNTAAQKLGQWPARWMGPPPKCQAPAEGASRVSVDTVVRTFVQHSRPGDAILYRFPPSPDIAHRAFFMQDEDKNSLRMVSIDPFTGTLIDVLQVSDLPLMFQMRVWSVSIHMGQILGTPTKILALIASAGLFLLSLTGVWMWWKRRPTGRSGFPRRPSPGNLPRWGWALIVVCGIAMPVVGLSFVVVSLLDWILLRRQVRAAAD, from the coding sequence GTGAGTGAGACAACTGCAACAACCGCCTCCGGGCCCCGATTGTATCCCGTCGTCTGGCGCTGGCATTTCTATGGCGGGCTCTTCACGGCCCCCATTGTCTGGATTCTCGCGATCACAGGTGCGCTTTATGCCTTCCGGACCGAGTTGACCGCCTGGCGCGACCATGACCTGAGAATCGTGACGCCAAGCGGTGAACGGCTTCCGTATGACCAGTTGATCGAAATGGCACGTGAGCAGTCGGGCGCTCACGAGATCGAGGCGCTGGCGGCGTATCCTGAACCCGATCGGTCGATCAAGTTCGTCGGGCACGTGGACAGTGCCGGGCCTGCGGCAGGACACGAGCGCCACCTGCTGATCTACATCGATCCCTACACCGGAAAGATGCTCGGGTCGCGATTCGAAGATGAGGACTTCTTCGAGATCGTGCTCGACCTGCACCGGACACTGTTGATGGGCTCCACCGGGCGGATTCTCGCCGAACTGGCGACGAGCTGGGGGGTGGTCCTGATTGCGACCGGAGTCTTCCTGTGGTGGCCGCGAGGCAAACGCAACGTCGGCGTCTGGATGCCACGGGTTCGTGGAAAGCTCTATGCGGTCCTGCGAGACTGGCATGCGGTCACCGGAGCCTACCTGGCGCCGTTGATCCTGCTGGTCGCCGGCACGGGCTTGTTCTTCACGCTGGTCTGGGGAACGTCCTGGAACACGGCCGCGCAAAAGCTGGGCCAATGGCCCGCTCGATGGATGGGACCGCCGCCGAAGTGCCAGGCGCCCGCCGAAGGAGCGTCGCGAGTTTCCGTCGACACCGTCGTCCGCACATTCGTCCAGCACAGCCGTCCCGGGGACGCGATTCTTTATCGGTTTCCGCCGTCTCCGGACATCGCGCACCGTGCGTTCTTCATGCAGGATGAAGACAAGAACTCGTTGCGGATGGTGAGCATCGATCCCTTCACCGGCACGCTGATCGACGTCCTGCAGGTGAGCGACCTGCCTCTCATGTTCCAGATGCGCGTGTGGTCAGTCTCGATCCACATGGGGCAGATTCTGGGGACGCCGACGAAGATCCTGGCCCTGATCGCGAGTGCTGGATTGTTCTTGCTGTCGTTGACCGGCGTCTGGATGTGGTGGAAACGCCGACCCACTGGTCGATCCGGTTTTCCCCGCCGGCCCTCTCCGGGCAATCTTCCCCGGTGGGGATGGGCCCTGATCGTTGTGTGCGGTATCGCAATGCCGGTGGTCGGACTGTCGTTCGTTGTCGTCTCCCTCCTGGACTGGATTCTGTTACGACGGCAGGTCCGTGCAGCGGCGGATTAG
- a CDS encoding amidohydrolase family protein — protein MRIDAHQHFWKIGMFQAAWLEQPSHRAISRDYLPADLAPHLKATGIDRTVFVQTQHDLAENRWVLGLADGQDFIAGVVGWIDLASPECEEQLLEFRKHPKACGIRHVTHDEPDVDFIVRPEVLRGLKTLEKHRVPFDLLFFIEHLPHAATVADHCPELPLVIDHLAKPKIKARSMADWEPHFRAAAKRPNVYCKLSGMVTEADWQHWKAADLKPYVDVALECFGPERLMFGTDWPVCELAGSYEEVYGAMDELLGGLSGPERERIFGGTAQEFYGLRV, from the coding sequence GTGCGCATTGATGCTCATCAGCACTTCTGGAAGATCGGGATGTTCCAGGCCGCGTGGCTGGAACAGCCGTCCCACCGGGCCATCTCCCGGGACTACCTTCCCGCTGATCTCGCGCCGCATTTGAAGGCGACGGGAATCGACCGGACGGTTTTCGTGCAGACGCAGCACGATCTGGCGGAGAACCGCTGGGTGCTGGGCCTCGCGGACGGGCAGGACTTTATCGCGGGAGTGGTGGGTTGGATCGACCTGGCCAGTCCGGAGTGCGAGGAGCAGCTTCTCGAGTTCCGGAAGCATCCGAAGGCCTGCGGCATCCGGCATGTGACGCATGACGAACCGGACGTCGATTTCATCGTCCGGCCCGAAGTGCTTCGGGGCCTGAAGACGCTGGAGAAGCACCGCGTGCCGTTCGACCTGCTCTTCTTCATCGAGCACCTGCCTCATGCGGCAACGGTGGCCGATCACTGCCCCGAACTGCCGCTGGTGATCGACCACCTGGCGAAACCGAAGATCAAGGCACGTTCGATGGCCGACTGGGAGCCGCATTTCCGCGCGGCGGCGAAGCGGCCGAACGTGTACTGCAAGCTGTCAGGGATGGTCACGGAGGCCGACTGGCAGCACTGGAAGGCCGCGGACCTGAAACCGTATGTCGACGTGGCCCTGGAGTGTTTCGGTCCGGAACGGCTGATGTTCGGGACGGACTGGCCGGTGTGCGAACTGGCAGGGAGCTACGAAGAGGTTTATGGGGCGATGGACGAACTGCTGGGCGGGCTGAGCGGTCCCGAGCGGGAACGGATTTTCGGGGGCACGGCACAGGAGTTTTACGGGCTTCGGGTGTGA
- a CDS encoding CPXCG motif-containing cysteine-rich protein has translation MQDEASYTCDSCGEEIVVPIDASAGEDQEYVEDCPVCCCPNVIHVMIDDDGVRVWAERE, from the coding sequence ATGCAGGACGAAGCCTCCTATACGTGTGATTCCTGCGGCGAAGAGATCGTCGTGCCGATTGACGCTTCGGCCGGTGAGGATCAGGAATACGTCGAGGATTGTCCTGTCTGCTGCTGCCCGAACGTGATCCATGTGATGATCGATGACGACGGTGTTCGCGTGTGGGCCGAGCGGGAATGA
- a CDS encoding alpha/beta hydrolase-fold protein, whose amino-acid sequence MSWLSAVSGLILVSVLAVTGDLHAGDRLKVGSRVQGNLIDARPTSFDVDAGEGDYVKGTIRGDGLTLRLVDREGNPVRTLVRGSTSEQEFMFVAGALVPYRLDVSGRNDQSFQISIDLLTARQDQHTPPSSLESPRLQRLASSVDDPGAVEEFWQERRREGGPIVEYSDALPSLGKETALVTFLWRGAKRGVRLFGAPSNDHDDMSHLARTDVWYRSYQVPASARIGYKLAPDVPELDASATVRRRAILATAQRDPLNPKSFAADGAEDVFAGESLLELRDAPAAEWLTPPADAPRGEVTRHRLASTVLGNERNIFLYRPNDSRGDTANGLVVCFDGEKCVDEMQVPAVLDALIAAKKIPPTAAILIGNPSTQTRSAELPPNRAFISFLSEELMPWAASQKVSADASRTVLTGASYGGLAAAYYSLELPQLFGNASCQSGSFWWSPGSGPGREAGEPGWLNREFASRSRVPVKFYLEAGTFEVSQRSAGILPMTRHLRDVLTAKGYDVQYAEYAGGHGYVYWRHTFANGLIALLGRDERE is encoded by the coding sequence ATGAGCTGGTTGAGTGCGGTGTCCGGCCTGATTCTCGTCTCCGTCCTTGCCGTGACCGGCGACCTGCATGCGGGCGACCGGTTGAAAGTGGGGTCCCGGGTTCAAGGCAATCTGATCGATGCGCGTCCGACATCATTCGACGTCGACGCGGGCGAAGGAGACTACGTCAAGGGGACGATTCGCGGTGACGGGCTCACGCTCCGGCTGGTCGACCGTGAGGGAAATCCGGTTCGGACATTGGTTCGAGGTTCCACCAGCGAGCAGGAGTTCATGTTCGTCGCCGGCGCGCTGGTCCCTTATCGCCTCGACGTCAGCGGGCGGAATGACCAGTCGTTTCAGATCTCGATTGACCTCCTGACGGCGAGGCAGGACCAGCACACTCCTCCGAGTTCACTGGAAAGTCCCCGCCTGCAGCGCCTTGCCTCGAGTGTGGATGACCCCGGCGCCGTCGAGGAATTCTGGCAGGAACGCCGACGTGAAGGGGGGCCGATCGTCGAGTACAGCGATGCACTGCCGTCCCTTGGCAAGGAAACGGCGCTCGTGACCTTTCTTTGGCGCGGAGCGAAGCGAGGGGTGAGACTTTTTGGCGCGCCCTCCAACGATCACGATGACATGTCGCATCTCGCTCGGACCGATGTGTGGTACCGCAGTTATCAGGTGCCGGCCTCGGCGCGGATCGGATACAAGCTCGCCCCTGACGTGCCGGAACTCGATGCGTCGGCAACGGTTCGCCGTCGTGCGATCCTCGCGACGGCCCAGCGGGACCCGTTGAACCCGAAGTCGTTTGCCGCCGACGGCGCTGAAGATGTCTTCGCGGGTGAATCTCTCCTCGAACTCCGCGACGCGCCGGCTGCCGAGTGGCTGACGCCGCCGGCGGACGCTCCGCGGGGAGAGGTCACACGGCATCGCCTTGCGAGCACAGTTTTGGGGAACGAGAGGAACATTTTTCTTTACCGGCCGAACGACTCCCGCGGCGACACAGCGAACGGGCTCGTCGTGTGCTTCGATGGCGAGAAATGTGTCGACGAAATGCAGGTGCCGGCAGTTCTGGACGCACTGATCGCGGCGAAGAAGATTCCACCAACAGCCGCGATCCTGATTGGAAATCCAAGCACTCAGACCCGTTCCGCAGAGCTTCCGCCGAACCGCGCGTTCATCTCATTCCTGTCGGAAGAGCTGATGCCCTGGGCCGCCTCGCAGAAAGTTTCTGCCGACGCTTCACGCACCGTCCTGACCGGGGCCAGCTATGGAGGACTTGCAGCCGCGTACTATTCGTTGGAACTGCCACAACTGTTCGGCAATGCGTCGTGTCAGTCGGGATCCTTCTGGTGGTCCCCGGGCTCGGGCCCCGGGCGGGAGGCCGGCGAACCGGGGTGGCTGAATCGCGAATTCGCGAGTCGATCACGCGTGCCGGTGAAGTTCTACCTGGAAGCGGGGACATTCGAAGTCAGTCAGCGATCGGCCGGAATTCTTCCGATGACCCGCCATCTTCGGGACGTACTGACGGCCAAAGGCTACGACGTGCAATACGCCGAGTACGCCGGCGGACACGGCTATGTCTACTGGCGACACACCTTCGCCAACGGGCTGATTGCTCTCCTCGGACGCGATGAGCGAGAGTGA
- a CDS encoding SHD1 domain-containing protein — MTLSVSGGSLFAQAPQPRKWKDATNKFEIEATFVSEVNGLVTLRQTNGENVEIQLKELSSADIAYIRKERTNSKSPFKAKPDASPFEPKSRGRMPAKDAEQSRASNPTGPASIPVNWDEATLLAAPGASEWKAPAIEPEAKRKSKSSQIPPKRDFAEKLTHIATGEGFAILGYIEPVSRSRADSGKTRLVRVNLETGKTEGTILVEGVYALMDVSPNGEEFLMREEAEHGQPGSVLEIWKPAGKEIERLKAFSPLESEKSQNKVQVALLGVNGRAVVANYGNRGGIFNIADGQALTTAQKVYSACLSPDKKYAAILTDSLLVVDLESGDTIASLPTTLKHGAVLAFSPDGKRLAAGFSSAITAWDLATGEVYRDEIISGVTAVQTLPFLWTSPTHLLVGMTLVDLENHLPLWTYVGAERAANYGGATLLAADRAGQAGALVSTDLPHPAATTALKQALGSPGLFAVKPGTPVSIDVSGLPDAAEQEKVKSALETQLAAAGLKSTPGAPVTLKATLTSASKEEQYRVLGAGLETRSVNVTRYTSKVELVAGGQTAWQSSSGSGPSFLVRPKADETLEDAIRNSSKPNYDFFSKVSIPHYVMQPGKTSLGTSNVAGF; from the coding sequence GTGACGCTTTCGGTGAGTGGCGGCTCGTTGTTCGCGCAGGCTCCACAGCCGCGGAAGTGGAAAGACGCCACCAACAAGTTCGAGATCGAGGCGACGTTCGTCAGTGAAGTGAACGGACTCGTCACTCTGAGGCAGACCAATGGGGAAAACGTCGAAATCCAGCTGAAGGAACTCTCTTCCGCGGACATCGCGTACATCCGCAAGGAACGGACCAACAGCAAAAGTCCGTTCAAGGCGAAGCCCGACGCGTCCCCGTTCGAGCCGAAGTCACGTGGCCGCATGCCCGCGAAGGACGCCGAACAATCGCGTGCATCGAACCCGACCGGACCCGCATCCATACCAGTGAACTGGGATGAGGCAACGCTCCTCGCCGCGCCGGGCGCGTCCGAATGGAAAGCGCCGGCGATCGAGCCGGAGGCGAAACGCAAATCGAAGTCTTCGCAGATCCCGCCCAAGCGCGATTTCGCGGAGAAGCTGACCCACATCGCCACGGGAGAGGGCTTCGCCATTCTGGGCTACATCGAGCCGGTGTCCCGCAGTCGGGCCGATTCCGGGAAGACCCGGCTGGTACGGGTGAACCTCGAAACGGGCAAGACGGAAGGAACCATCCTCGTCGAAGGGGTCTATGCCCTGATGGATGTCTCTCCGAATGGAGAAGAGTTCCTGATGCGGGAAGAGGCCGAACATGGTCAGCCCGGTTCGGTCCTGGAGATCTGGAAGCCGGCTGGAAAGGAGATCGAACGCCTGAAGGCGTTTAGTCCGCTGGAATCGGAGAAGAGCCAGAATAAGGTCCAGGTCGCCCTCCTGGGGGTCAATGGGCGGGCCGTCGTTGCGAACTACGGCAACCGGGGCGGGATCTTCAACATTGCTGATGGCCAGGCGCTGACCACTGCCCAGAAGGTTTACTCGGCCTGCCTGTCTCCTGACAAAAAGTACGCTGCGATCCTTACCGATTCGCTCCTCGTCGTGGACCTGGAAAGCGGTGACACGATCGCCAGCCTTCCGACAACGCTGAAGCATGGAGCGGTGCTGGCGTTCAGCCCGGACGGGAAGCGGCTGGCGGCCGGGTTCTCCAGCGCGATCACCGCCTGGGACCTGGCGACGGGAGAGGTCTATCGCGACGAGATCATCTCTGGCGTCACGGCAGTCCAGACTCTCCCCTTTCTCTGGACGTCGCCCACGCATCTGCTGGTCGGGATGACGCTGGTCGACCTGGAGAATCATCTGCCATTGTGGACCTACGTCGGAGCGGAACGGGCGGCGAACTACGGAGGCGCCACGCTGCTGGCGGCCGATCGGGCCGGGCAGGCGGGGGCGCTCGTCTCGACAGACCTGCCCCATCCGGCGGCGACGACCGCGCTGAAACAGGCCCTCGGGTCGCCAGGGCTGTTCGCCGTCAAACCGGGGACGCCGGTGAGCATCGACGTCAGCGGCCTGCCGGATGCGGCCGAGCAGGAAAAGGTGAAATCGGCTCTCGAGACACAACTGGCCGCCGCCGGTCTCAAGTCGACGCCCGGCGCTCCGGTCACGCTGAAAGCGACTCTCACCAGCGCCAGCAAGGAGGAGCAGTATCGGGTGCTGGGGGCCGGTCTCGAGACGCGCTCCGTCAATGTCACCCGATATACGTCGAAGGTCGAACTGGTTGCAGGGGGCCAGACGGCGTGGCAGTCATCGTCCGGATCAGGGCCGTCATTCCTCGTGCGGCCGAAGGCGGACGAAACGCTCGAGGACGCGATCCGCAATTCGAGCAAGCCGAACTACGACTTCTTCTCGAAAGTCTCAATCCCGCATTACGTGATGCAGCCGGGGAAAACGTCGCTCGGCACGAGCAATGTCGCGGGATTCTGA
- a CDS encoding cyanophycinase, with product MTRSGIWAMLLGLAIPITSQAETAIGPPKGALVIAGGGGDGKDGVISTRFIELAGGPESPIVVIPTAGEQDEFDDKSGGAQLLRSRGAKNVTVLHTRDRGVADSAEFVKPLQTARGVWFGGGRQWRLADAYLGTRTQAAVLDVLTRGGVVGGTSAGATIQGSYLVRGAVEGNQVMMSPGHEEGFALLKDVAIDQHVIRRKRIPDLAPVVEKHPELLGLGVDEKTAIVVQGDQFEVIGESDVVVTDPRRPRREGEDPWYFLKPGDRFDLKSRAKIVP from the coding sequence ATGACGCGAAGCGGAATCTGGGCGATGCTTCTGGGGCTCGCGATCCCGATCACAAGCCAGGCCGAAACAGCCATCGGCCCGCCGAAGGGAGCGCTGGTAATCGCCGGGGGCGGAGGAGACGGCAAGGACGGCGTGATCTCCACGCGGTTCATCGAACTGGCCGGCGGCCCCGAATCGCCGATCGTGGTGATCCCCACGGCTGGCGAGCAGGACGAATTTGATGACAAGTCGGGAGGCGCGCAGCTGCTCCGCTCCCGGGGAGCGAAGAACGTCACAGTGCTGCACACCCGCGACCGCGGAGTGGCCGACTCCGCCGAGTTTGTGAAGCCGCTTCAAACTGCCCGGGGCGTCTGGTTCGGTGGCGGCCGTCAGTGGCGCCTCGCGGACGCCTATCTCGGAACACGGACCCAAGCCGCTGTACTGGACGTGCTCACCCGCGGCGGCGTCGTGGGAGGAACCTCGGCCGGCGCGACGATCCAGGGTTCTTACCTCGTGCGGGGCGCGGTCGAAGGAAACCAGGTCATGATGTCGCCCGGGCACGAAGAAGGCTTCGCCCTCCTGAAGGATGTCGCGATTGACCAGCATGTCATTCGCCGCAAGCGAATTCCGGATCTCGCACCGGTCGTCGAAAAGCATCCGGAACTGCTCGGCCTCGGGGTCGATGAGAAGACCGCGATCGTCGTCCAGGGAGACCAGTTTGAAGTCATCGGCGAGAGCGACGTCGTCGTCACCGATCCACGCCGGCCACGGAGGGAGGGCGAAGACCCCTGGTACTTCCTGAAGCCCGGAGATCGGTTCGACCTCAAGTCTCGCGCAAAAATTGTGCCCTGA